Proteins co-encoded in one Medicago truncatula cultivar Jemalong A17 chromosome 8, MtrunA17r5.0-ANR, whole genome shotgun sequence genomic window:
- the LOC11426495 gene encoding protein SAR DEFICIENT 1, translated as MAAKRFFDDSNQDKDKPNDKRIRTTTIPSFASVIGEVVMVKNMQNLFSGLEPLLRRVVNEEVERAMRQCYPPVRSITKSPSLRLEGMEEPLSLQFMFKNKLSLPIFTGSKILDMDGNSISVILVDRSNDQVVPTSLSHPIKIEIVVLDGDFPPSKKESSWTSEEFNNSIVKERTGKRPLLTGELNLTMRDGIAPIGDIEFTDNSSWIRSRKFRVAVRIAPGTNQSVRILEGMTEAFVVKDHRGELYKKHHPPSLKDEVWRLEKIGKDGAFHKKLTLEGITTVQEFLKLSVVDPLRLRKILGIGMSEKMWDVTIKHAKTCVMGNKLYVYRGPQFTIHLNAICQMVRANINGQTIPNRDICNMDKSYIQNYVREAYARWNELEEIDEVLNDNVALLTQGETMEQFPNNNHQEPVITYDQNNYFGDKSLENGNYVANNNNAQIGCTDWSSFPTSPFMNGMPYSFPDSQSDGGDIRPH; from the exons ATGGCTGCAAAACGGTTTTTCGATGATTCTAATCAAGACAAAGACAAACCAAATGACAAACGGATAAGAACTACAACAATACCTTCTTTTGCTTC GGTGATAGGAGAAGTTGTTATGGTGAAAAACATGCAAAACCTTTTCTCTGGCTTGGAACCTTTACTTAGAAGAGTG GTGAATGAAGAGGTTGAACGAGCAATGAGACAATGTTATCCACCAGTACGATCAATAACAAAGTCACCTTCATTGAGACTTGAAGGAATGGAAGAACCATTAAGTTTGCAATTCATGTTCAAAAATAAACTTTCACTTCCAATATTCACCGGTAGCAAAATACTAGACATGGATGGAAACTCAATCAGTGTGATTCTTGTTGACCGAAGCAATGACCAAGTAGTCCCTACAAGTCTATCACACCCAATCAAGATAGAAATTGTAGTTCTTGATGGAGATTTTCCTCCTAGTAAAAAGGAATCATCATGGACTAGTGAGGAATTTAATAACAGTATTGTGAAAGAGAGAACTGGGAAAAGGCCATTGCTTACAGGAGAATTAAATCTTACTATGAGGGATGGAATTGCACCAATTGGTGATATTGAGTTCACTGATAATTCAAGTTGGATACGTAGTAGAAAGTTTAGAGTTGCTGTTAGAATTGCTCCTGGGACTAATCAAAGTGTCCGAATTCTTGAAGGCATGACAGAAGCTTTTGTTGTTAAGGATCACCGTGGAGAAT TGTACAAGAAACATCATCCACCAAGTCTAAAGGATGAAGTTTGGCGCTTAGAGAAGATTGGTAAAGATGGAGCTTTCCACAAAAAGTTGACCTTAGAAGGGATTACAACAGTTCAAGAGTTTCTCAAGTTGTCTGTAGTTGACCCTCTTAGGCTCAGAAAG ATTTTAGGCATTGGTATGTCAGAGAAAATGTGGGATGTGACAATTAAACATGCAAAGACTTGTGTAATGGGAAACAAACTCTATGTTTACCGTGGGCCCCAATTTACCATCCATTTGAATGCAATATGCCAAATGGTTAGAGCTAACATCAATGGCCAAACCATTCCCAACCGAGACATTTGCAACATGGACAAg AGCTACATACAAAACTATGTGAGAGAAGCATATGCTAGATGGAATGAGTTGGAGGAAATTGATGAAGTTTTGAATGACAACGTTGCTTTGTTAACTCAAG GTGAAACCATGGAGCAATTTCCAAACAATAATCATCAAGAACCAGTTATAACATATGATCAAAACAACTATTTTGGTGATAAATCTCTAGAGAATGGCAACTATGTAGCAAACAATAATAATGCACAAATAGGTTGCACCGATTGGTCATCATTTCCCACATCACCATTCATGAATGGCATGCCTTACAGCTTCCCAGATTCACAATCAGACGGTGGTGATATAAGACCTCATTGA
- the LOC11416741 gene encoding protein SAR DEFICIENT 1, whose translation MAAKRFLDDFNEDKVKPNDKRMRTTTTSSFASVIGEIVMVKNMQNLFSGLEPLLRRVVNEEVERAMRQCYPPVRSITNSPSLRLKAMEEPLSFQFMFKKKLSLPIFTGSRILDMDGNSINVILVDKSNDQIVPTSLPHPIKIEIVVLDGDFPPSEKESSWTSEEFNSNIVKERNGKRPLLTGELNLTMRDGIAPIGDIEFTDNSSWIRSRKFRVAVRIAPGTNQSVRILEGMTEPFVVKDHRGELYKKHHPPSLNDEVWRLEKIGKDGAFHKKLTSKGITTVQEFLKLSVVDPLRLRKILGIGMSEKMWDVTIKHAKTCVMGNKLYVYRGPQFTIHLNAICQMVRANINGQTIPNRDICNMDKSYIQNYVREAYARWNELEEIDEVLNDNVALLTQGGTVEQFQSNNHQGSLITYDQNNYFGDTLETGNYVSNNNNGQIGCIEGPPFPTSPFMNEIIPYSFLDSQSDGGGTMPSSSGPIIDGASRWH comes from the exons ATGGCTGCAAAACGTtttcttgatgattttaatgaagACAAAGTCAAACCAAATGACAAACGCATGAGAACTACGACAACATCTTCTTTTGCTTC GGTAATAGGAGAAATTGTTATGGTGAAAAACATGCAAAATCTTTTCTCTGGCTTGGAACCTTTACTTAGAAGAGTG GTGAACGAGGAGGTGGAAAGAGCAATGAGACAATGTTATCCACCAGTACGATCAATAACAAATTCGCCTTCATTGAGACTTAAAGCAATGGAAGAACCATTAAGTTTTCAATTCATGTTCAAAAAGAAGCTTTCACTTCCAATATTCACAGGTAGTAGAATACTTGACATGGATGGAAACTCAATCAATGTGATTCTTGTTGATAAAAGCAATGACCAAATAGTCCCTACAAGTCTACCTCACCCAATCAAGATAGAAATTGTAGTCCTTGATGGAGATTTTCCTCCTAGTGAAAAGGAATCATCATGGACTAGTGAGGAATTCAATAGCAATATTGTGAAAGAGAGAAATGGGAAAAGACCATTGCTTACAGGAGAATTAAATCTTACTATGAGGGATGGAATTGCACCAATTGGTGATATTGAGTTCACTGATAATTCAAGTTGGATACGTAGTAGGAAGTTTAGAGTTGCTGTTAGAATTGCTCCTGGGACTAATCAAAGTGTCCGAATTCTTGAAGGCATGACCGAACCTTTTGTTGTTAAGGATCATCGAGGAgaat TGTACAAGAAACACCATCCACCAAGTTTAAACGATGAAGTTTGGCGTTTAGAGAAAATTGGGAAAGATGGAGCTTTCCACAAAAAATTGACCTCAAAAGGGATTACAACAGTTCAAGAGTTTCTCAAGTTGTCTGTAGTTGACCCTCTTAGACTCAGAAAG ATTTTAGGCATTGGTATGTCAGAGAAAATGTGGGATGTGACAATTAAACATGCAAAGACTTGTGTAATGGGAAACAAACTCTATGTTTACCGTGGGCCCCAATTTACCATCCATTTGAATGCAATATGCCAAATGGTTAGAGCTAACATCAATGGCCAAACCATTCCCAACCGAGACATTTGCAACATGGACAAg AGCTACATACAAAACTATGTGAGAGAAGCATATGCTAGATGGAATGAGTTGGAGGAAATTGATGAAGTTTTGAATGACAACGTTGCTTTGTTAACTCAAG GTGGAACCGTGGAGCAATTTCAAAGCAATAATCATCAAGGATCACTTATAACATATGATCAAAACAACTATTTTGGTGATACTCTCGAGACTGGCAACTATGtatcaaacaataataatggaCAAATAGGTTGCATCGAGGGGCCACCATTTCCCACATCACCATTCATGAATGAGATCATACCTTATAGCTTCTTAGATTCACAATCAGACGGTGGTGGTACAATGCCTTCAAGTTCAGGACCAATCATTGATGGAGCTTCAAGGTGGCATTAA